From one Variovorax sp. PBL-H6 genomic stretch:
- a CDS encoding amidohydrolase family protein has product MAEVATGAKSGKVVIRNIGLLLSGDLDRPILEADTIVVNDGLIVAIGKEKDCDTEGAQTVIDAKKTCVAPGLIDSHVHPVFGDWTPRQGQLGWIDSTMHGGVTTMISAGEVHLPGRPKDIVGVKALAITAQRAFDNFRPGGVKVLAGAPVLEKGMVESDFKEMAEAGVGLLGEVGLGSVKAGYEAKEMVAWARKYGIQSTIHTGGPSIPGSGLIDKDVVLEADADVIGHINGGHTSLPEAHVCELCEKSSRAIEIVHNGNERVAIAAAKAALDLKCPHRIILGTDGPAGSGVQPLGILRMVAMLSSLANIPAELVFCFATGNTARIRKLNCGLIEPGRAADFVFMDRAQHTAGKTLLESVQLGDIPGVGMVMIDGIVRCGRSRNTPPATEIPVVVSGAH; this is encoded by the coding sequence ATGGCAGAAGTCGCAACTGGCGCAAAGTCGGGCAAGGTCGTCATCCGGAACATAGGTCTGCTGCTCTCGGGCGACCTCGACCGCCCCATTCTGGAGGCCGACACCATCGTCGTGAACGACGGCCTGATCGTCGCCATCGGCAAGGAGAAGGACTGCGACACCGAAGGCGCGCAGACGGTCATCGACGCGAAGAAGACCTGCGTCGCGCCGGGCCTGATCGACAGCCACGTGCACCCCGTCTTCGGCGACTGGACGCCGCGCCAGGGCCAGCTGGGCTGGATCGATTCCACGATGCATGGCGGCGTCACCACCATGATCTCCGCCGGCGAGGTGCACCTGCCCGGCCGCCCGAAGGACATCGTCGGCGTGAAGGCGCTGGCCATTACGGCGCAGCGCGCCTTCGACAACTTCCGCCCCGGCGGCGTCAAGGTGCTGGCGGGCGCGCCGGTGCTCGAGAAGGGCATGGTCGAGAGCGACTTCAAGGAAATGGCCGAGGCCGGCGTCGGCCTGCTGGGCGAGGTGGGCCTGGGCTCGGTGAAGGCCGGCTACGAGGCAAAGGAGATGGTGGCCTGGGCGCGCAAGTACGGCATCCAGAGCACCATCCACACCGGCGGGCCCTCGATTCCGGGCTCGGGCCTGATCGACAAGGACGTGGTGCTGGAGGCCGATGCCGACGTCATCGGCCACATCAATGGCGGCCACACCTCGCTGCCCGAAGCCCACGTGTGCGAGCTGTGCGAGAAGTCCTCGCGCGCCATCGAGATCGTGCACAACGGCAACGAGCGTGTCGCCATCGCCGCGGCCAAGGCGGCCCTGGATCTGAAGTGCCCGCACCGCATCATCCTGGGCACCGACGGACCGGCCGGCTCGGGCGTGCAGCCGCTGGGCATTCTGCGCATGGTGGCGATGCTGTCTTCGCTCGCCAACATTCCGGCCGAGCTGGTGTTCTGCTTCGCGACCGGCAACACGGCGCGCATCCGCAAGCTGAACTGCGGGCTGATCGAACCCGGCCGCGCGGCCGACTTCGTCTTCATGGACCGGGCGCAGCACACGGCCGGCAAGACGCTGCTCGAAAGCGTGCAGCTGGGCGACATCCCCGGCGTCGGCATGGTGATGATCGACGGCATCGTGCGCTGCGGGCGCAGCCGCAACACGCCGCCGGCCACGGAGATTCCAGTGGTGGTGTCGGGCGCGCACTGA
- a CDS encoding TetR family transcriptional regulator produces the protein MAAARAPKPATRRTGVREAAAQATRDSILRAATKVFARYGYDGGSVEKISKAANSYDRMIYYYFGSKEGLFIAVLESIYRRMDDAEAALHLDASRPVEALAAVISFVLGYYRKNPEFVTLLNTENLHKGRHIAKSLRAREYSSKAIAIIQELLESGVAQGLFRKDVAARDLYLLIASTGYFYTSNRHTLTAFLGEPLETPEAVAHWEDFVIETVLRTVDAGAPEEETPPPQEDKKWQKSQLAQSRARSSSGT, from the coding sequence ATGGCAGCGGCCCGCGCACCCAAGCCGGCCACGCGCCGCACCGGCGTGCGCGAAGCCGCGGCGCAGGCCACGCGCGACAGCATCCTGCGCGCGGCCACGAAGGTGTTCGCCAGGTACGGCTACGACGGCGGCAGCGTCGAGAAGATCTCGAAGGCCGCCAATTCGTACGACCGGATGATCTACTACTACTTCGGCAGCAAGGAAGGGCTGTTCATCGCGGTGCTGGAAAGCATCTACCGTCGCATGGACGACGCGGAGGCAGCGCTCCATCTGGACGCGAGCCGGCCGGTCGAGGCACTGGCGGCGGTGATCAGCTTCGTGCTCGGCTACTACCGCAAGAACCCCGAGTTCGTGACGCTGCTCAACACCGAGAACCTGCACAAGGGCCGGCACATCGCGAAGTCGCTGCGCGCGCGCGAGTATTCGTCGAAGGCGATCGCGATCATTCAGGAGCTGCTCGAAAGCGGCGTGGCGCAAGGCCTGTTCCGCAAGGACGTGGCGGCGCGCGACCTTTACCTGTTGATCGCCTCCACCGGCTATTTCTACACCTCCAACCGCCACACGCTGACCGCCTTCCTGGGCGAGCCGCTGGAGACGCCGGAGGCGGTCGCGCACTGGGAAGACTTCGTGATCGAGACCGTGCTGCGCACGGTCGATGCGGGCGCTCCCGAGGAAGAAACACCACCACCCCAAGAGGACAAAAAATGGCAGAAGTCGCAACTGGCGCAAAGTCGGGCAAGGTCGTCATCCGGAACATAG
- a CDS encoding ferredoxin--NADP reductase produces MSAFSEERVLSVHHWTDRLFTFTTTRDPALRFSNGHFTMIGLRINNKPLLRAYSIVSPNYEEHLEFLSIKVEEGPLTSKLQHIQVGDTIIVGRKPTGTLLIDYTLPGKRLYLFGTGTGLAPFMSIIRDPETYEKYEKVVLVHGVRQIDELAYHDLVTDHLPKHEFLGEMVEKQLLYYPTVTREEFRNMGRITDLIATNKLTDDLGLPPLNAAEDRVMLCGSPGLLVDLKHILEGRGFKEGNTSTPGDFVIERAFAEK; encoded by the coding sequence ATGAGTGCATTCAGCGAAGAACGTGTGTTGAGCGTCCACCACTGGACCGACCGCCTGTTCACCTTCACCACCACCCGCGACCCGGCGCTGCGCTTCTCGAACGGCCACTTCACGATGATCGGCCTGAGGATCAACAACAAGCCCCTGCTGCGCGCCTACAGCATCGTGAGCCCGAACTACGAGGAGCACCTGGAGTTCCTCAGCATCAAGGTCGAGGAAGGGCCACTCACCTCCAAGCTGCAGCACATCCAGGTGGGCGACACCATCATCGTGGGCCGCAAGCCCACCGGCACGCTGCTGATCGACTACACGCTGCCGGGCAAGCGTCTTTATCTCTTCGGCACGGGCACGGGCCTCGCACCGTTCATGAGCATCATCCGAGACCCGGAGACGTATGAGAAGTACGAAAAGGTCGTGCTGGTGCACGGGGTGCGCCAGATCGACGAGCTGGCCTATCACGACCTGGTGACCGACCACCTGCCCAAGCACGAGTTCCTGGGCGAGATGGTCGAGAAGCAGCTGCTCTACTACCCGACCGTCACGCGCGAGGAGTTCCGCAACATGGGCCGCATCACCGACCTGATCGCGACCAACAAGTTGACGGACGACCTGGGCCTGCCGCCGCTGAACGCCGCCGAAGACCGCGTCATGCTGTGCGGCAGCCCCGGCCTGCTGGTGGACCTGAAGCACATCCTGGAAGGCCGCGGCTTCAAGGAAGGCAACACGTCGACCCCGGGCGACTTCGTCATCGAACGCGCCTTCGCCGAAAAGTAG
- a CDS encoding 6-hydroxynicotinate reductase, producing the protein MTEHTKTDGLPGMDVPVLPEAGGRAPLRNERMGAAKVECNACPVLCQISEGRTGACDRYANREGVLVRVDPVLLLRRELASESPALVPFARPAAEPAAPGAEPEWSGDLLHADEVFVTGVGSSTTYPDYKPAPFIVASKAQGVDMVTVVTEGIFSYCSFKVKIDTDRFLGAEQANVRYRGEVVGHVTTAEYGSQMLSLGGVHHLTGGSKKEGRMTAELMQLLGNKKAVECVIDGGAGMVIQAGRAPIVNGVEEQRMRVGCGSAAIGIFARQLFGQADEVVVVDDHITGVLTEHQAGRCLDMQPSGIQMRGRKSTPGRYFQVANPGNGWGGTDIDDPLSIIEGWEEGVARPGLRLLMTSTTGEHAQWYVLDDELKPVEQQMPAEVRRVVERIGENCEPSLCSVLFLGGAGGSLRAGVTENPVLLTRAIKRALVNVTCGGAPAYVWPGGGITVMADVLRMPDNSFGTVPTPAIVAPIEFSMRRDDYAALGGHMEHVFSLEQALARGAWQNDGAPLARQWLRMDDANPWPLGHPPMLG; encoded by the coding sequence ATGACCGAACACACCAAGACAGACGGATTGCCCGGCATGGACGTGCCAGTGCTGCCCGAGGCCGGTGGCCGCGCACCCTTGCGCAACGAGCGCATGGGCGCGGCCAAGGTCGAGTGCAACGCCTGCCCCGTGCTCTGCCAGATCTCCGAGGGCCGCACCGGCGCCTGCGACCGCTATGCCAACCGCGAAGGCGTGCTGGTGCGGGTCGACCCGGTGCTGCTGCTGCGTCGCGAGCTGGCCAGCGAGTCGCCGGCGCTGGTGCCCTTCGCGCGCCCCGCTGCCGAGCCGGCGGCGCCCGGTGCCGAGCCCGAATGGAGCGGCGATCTCCTCCATGCCGACGAGGTCTTCGTGACCGGCGTGGGCTCCTCCACCACCTATCCCGATTACAAGCCGGCGCCCTTCATCGTGGCGTCCAAGGCGCAGGGCGTGGACATGGTCACGGTGGTCACCGAGGGCATCTTCAGCTACTGCAGCTTCAAGGTGAAGATCGACACCGACCGCTTCCTCGGCGCCGAGCAGGCCAACGTGCGCTACCGCGGCGAGGTGGTGGGCCACGTCACCACCGCTGAATACGGCTCGCAGATGCTCTCGCTCGGCGGCGTGCACCATCTCACCGGCGGCAGCAAGAAAGAAGGCCGGATGACGGCCGAGCTGATGCAGCTGCTGGGCAACAAGAAGGCAGTCGAATGCGTGATCGATGGCGGCGCCGGCATGGTGATCCAGGCCGGCCGCGCGCCCATCGTCAACGGTGTCGAGGAACAACGCATGCGCGTGGGCTGCGGCTCGGCCGCGATCGGCATCTTCGCGCGCCAGCTCTTCGGCCAGGCCGACGAGGTGGTGGTGGTCGACGATCACATCACCGGCGTGCTGACCGAGCACCAGGCCGGCCGCTGCCTCGACATGCAGCCCTCGGGCATCCAGATGCGCGGGCGCAAGTCCACGCCGGGGCGTTACTTCCAGGTGGCCAATCCGGGCAATGGCTGGGGCGGTACCGACATCGACGACCCGCTCTCGATCATCGAAGGCTGGGAAGAAGGCGTGGCCAGGCCGGGCCTGCGCCTGCTGATGACGTCCACCACGGGCGAGCATGCGCAGTGGTACGTGCTCGACGACGAGCTCAAGCCCGTCGAGCAGCAGATGCCGGCCGAAGTGCGCCGCGTCGTCGAGCGCATCGGCGAGAACTGCGAGCCCTCGCTGTGCAGCGTGCTCTTCCTCGGCGGCGCCGGCGGCTCCTTGCGCGCCGGCGTGACGGAGAACCCCGTGCTGCTCACCCGTGCCATCAAGCGCGCGCTGGTCAACGTGACCTGCGGCGGCGCGCCGGCCTATGTGTGGCCGGGCGGCGGCATCACCGTCATGGCCGACGTGCTGCGCATGCCCGACAACAGCTTCGGCACCGTGCCGACGCCGGCCATCGTGGCGCCCATCGAATTCAGCATGCGGCGCGATGACTACGCGGCCCTCGGCGGTCACATGGAGCATGTGTTCTCGCTCGAGCAGGCGCTGGCGCGCGGCGCCTGGCAGAACGACGGCGCACCGCTTGCGCGCCAATGGCTTCGCATGGACGATGCCAACCCTTGGCCGCTGGGCCACCCGCCGATGCTCGGTTGA
- a CDS encoding UPF0280 family protein, translated as MSAQRSALDGGRWHFNHGPIDIVAEAHGDDVEVAVAHELAWRRFGTVLDELVAELRLLRQPVGEACALEGPIARRMWEACAPYRASFITPMAAVAGAVAQELVACYQREGIERAWINNGGDIALHLAPGQSARVGLFADLARFDIRERGPLTTDGQFELRAEMPERGVATSGWRGRSFSLGIADSVTVIAATAAEADAAATVIANAVNVEDAGVHRRPASECKDDSDLGDIPVTVNVEPLAPAQVQRALAAGAARAADLQRAGRIGSAMLVCQGQWRLVEPLSLRGSGMSSLGNSPQAAAVGSVFA; from the coding sequence ATGAGTGCCCAACGCAGCGCGCTCGACGGAGGCCGCTGGCATTTCAACCATGGCCCGATCGACATCGTGGCCGAGGCGCATGGCGATGACGTCGAGGTTGCCGTTGCGCACGAGCTCGCATGGCGGCGTTTCGGCACGGTGCTCGACGAACTCGTGGCCGAGCTGCGCCTGCTGCGCCAGCCCGTGGGCGAGGCCTGTGCGCTGGAGGGCCCGATCGCGCGCCGCATGTGGGAGGCGTGCGCGCCCTACCGCGCCAGCTTCATCACGCCGATGGCCGCGGTGGCGGGGGCCGTCGCCCAGGAGCTCGTGGCTTGCTACCAGCGCGAAGGCATCGAGCGCGCCTGGATCAACAACGGCGGCGACATCGCCTTGCACCTCGCGCCCGGCCAGTCGGCGCGCGTCGGCCTCTTCGCCGACCTGGCGCGCTTCGACATTCGCGAGCGCGGGCCGCTCACCACCGACGGCCAGTTCGAACTGCGCGCCGAGATGCCCGAGCGCGGCGTCGCCACCAGCGGCTGGCGCGGGCGCAGCTTCTCGCTCGGCATTGCCGACAGCGTGACCGTGATTGCGGCGACGGCAGCAGAGGCCGATGCGGCGGCCACGGTGATCGCCAATGCCGTGAATGTGGAAGACGCGGGCGTCCATCGCCGCCCGGCGAGCGAATGCAAGGACGACAGCGACCTCGGCGACATTCCGGTGACGGTGAATGTCGAGCCGCTCGCGCCCGCGCAGGTGCAGCGCGCACTGGCCGCGGGCGCAGCCCGCGCCGCGGATCTGCAGCGCGCGGGACGGATCGGGTCCGCCATGCTCGTTTGCCAGGGGCAATGGCGGCTGGTGGAGCCCTTAAGCTTGCGGGGATCGGGCATGTCTTCGCTCGGGAATTCGCCGCAGGCTGCTGCAGTTGGTTCAGTATTTGCTTAA
- a CDS encoding amino acid synthesis family protein, whose product MIDIRRVFTQVEHIHHEFGPRAATPLVRGAIGAVLTNPFAGRYEPDILPMMALLDPVGVDLAHRLHAAMDVPLDRIATYGKGAIVGAAGELEHGALWHVPGGYAMRELLGWKGDRAAYTAGTVDEKKTGQPGNALSIVPSTKKVGPPGAALDVPLTNINASYVRGQFDAIEVRVPGAPAADEIVFILAMSTGYRVHDRVGGLRAENIAKWDGLR is encoded by the coding sequence ATGATCGATATCCGCCGTGTCTTCACCCAGGTCGAGCACATCCACCACGAATTCGGCCCGCGTGCCGCCACGCCGCTGGTGCGTGGTGCCATCGGCGCGGTGCTGACCAACCCCTTTGCCGGCCGCTACGAGCCGGACATCCTGCCGATGATGGCGCTGCTCGACCCGGTCGGCGTCGACCTGGCGCACCGCCTGCATGCGGCGATGGACGTGCCGCTCGATCGCATCGCGACCTACGGCAAGGGCGCCATCGTCGGTGCCGCCGGCGAGCTCGAGCATGGTGCGCTGTGGCACGTACCGGGCGGCTACGCCATGCGCGAGCTGCTGGGCTGGAAGGGCGACCGGGCGGCCTACACCGCCGGCACCGTCGACGAGAAGAAGACCGGCCAGCCCGGCAACGCGCTGTCGATCGTGCCTTCGACCAAGAAGGTCGGACCGCCCGGCGCCGCGCTGGACGTGCCGCTCACCAACATCAATGCCAGCTACGTGCGCGGCCAGTTCGACGCCATCGAAGTGCGCGTGCCGGGTGCACCGGCGGCCGACGAGATCGTCTTCATCCTGGCGATGAGCACCGGCTACCGCGTGCATGACCGCGTGGGCGGCCTGCGCGCCGAGAACATCGCCAAGTGGGATGGCCTGCGCTGA
- a CDS encoding amino acid synthesis family protein, translating into MSANIRKLVVQIDETRKEMGKTIEPPARRAVAIAVIENPYAGRYSESLDELIAIGEELGALLGQKAVKALGIEPGQAQSYGKAAIVGESGELEHAAAILHPKLGAPLRVAVEKGAALVPSAKKRGTLGTAIDVPLGHKDAAFVRSHFDAVEARVSDAPRANEIVVAVAVTDSGRPLPRIGGLQVSEIKGEDGLR; encoded by the coding sequence ATGAGCGCCAACATCCGCAAGCTCGTCGTGCAGATCGACGAAACCCGCAAGGAAATGGGCAAGACCATCGAGCCGCCCGCGCGCCGCGCTGTCGCCATTGCCGTCATCGAGAACCCTTACGCCGGGCGCTACAGCGAATCGCTCGACGAGCTGATTGCCATCGGCGAGGAACTGGGCGCGCTGCTGGGCCAGAAGGCCGTCAAGGCGCTGGGCATCGAGCCCGGCCAGGCGCAGAGCTATGGCAAGGCCGCGATCGTCGGCGAGAGCGGTGAGCTGGAGCATGCGGCGGCGATCCTGCACCCCAAGCTCGGTGCGCCGTTGCGCGTGGCGGTGGAGAAGGGCGCGGCGCTGGTGCCTTCGGCCAAGAAGCGCGGCACCCTCGGCACCGCCATCGACGTGCCGCTGGGTCACAAGGACGCGGCCTTCGTGCGCAGCCATTTCGACGCAGTCGAGGCGCGCGTGTCGGATGCACCGCGCGCCAACGAAATCGTGGTCGCCGTGGCCGTGACCGACAGCGGGCGTCCGCTGCCGCGCATCGGCGGGCTGCAGGTTTCCGAGATCAAGGGTGAGGATGGACTCCGCTGA
- a CDS encoding ABC transporter substrate-binding protein, which yields MTMRFALSAVSIAALTFALIPAAQAQGVIKIGEINSYKAQPAFLEPYKKGMELAVDEINAAGGVNGKKIELVTRDDNANPGDAVRVAEELVSREKVDMLAGTFLSNTGLAVTDFAKQKKFFFLAGEPLTDKITWQGGNQYTFRLRPGTYMQAAMLVPEAAKLKKKRWALVYPNYEYGQSAVAAFKNLLKAAQPDVEFVAEQATPLGKVDAGSVVQALADAKPDAIFNVLFAADLSKFVREGNTRGLFKDREVVSVLTGEPEYMDALKDEAPNGWIVTGYPWYGINTPEHKKFEQAYQAKFKDYPRLGSVVGYSMIKSAAAGIAKAKSTDTDKLVAAFKGLQVDTPFGKISYRPEDHQSTMGAFVGRTKNEGGKGVMVNYVYLDGADPKYQPPIEELKKSRAND from the coding sequence ATGACCATGCGTTTCGCGCTCAGCGCGGTGTCGATCGCCGCTCTCACCTTCGCACTGATTCCCGCCGCGCAAGCGCAGGGCGTGATCAAGATCGGCGAGATCAACAGCTACAAGGCCCAGCCTGCCTTCCTCGAGCCCTACAAGAAGGGCATGGAGCTGGCGGTCGACGAGATCAATGCCGCGGGCGGGGTCAACGGCAAGAAGATCGAGCTCGTCACGCGCGACGACAACGCCAACCCCGGCGACGCGGTGCGCGTGGCCGAGGAGCTGGTCTCGCGCGAGAAGGTCGACATGCTCGCGGGCACCTTCCTGTCGAACACCGGCCTGGCGGTCACCGACTTCGCCAAGCAGAAGAAGTTCTTCTTCCTGGCCGGCGAGCCGCTCACCGACAAGATCACCTGGCAGGGCGGCAACCAGTACACCTTCCGCCTGCGCCCCGGCACCTACATGCAGGCCGCGATGCTGGTACCCGAGGCAGCCAAGCTCAAGAAGAAGCGCTGGGCGCTGGTCTACCCCAACTACGAATACGGCCAGTCGGCGGTGGCGGCCTTCAAGAACCTGCTGAAGGCGGCGCAGCCCGACGTGGAGTTCGTGGCCGAGCAGGCCACGCCCCTCGGCAAGGTCGATGCCGGCAGCGTGGTGCAGGCCCTGGCAGACGCCAAGCCGGACGCCATCTTCAACGTGCTCTTTGCCGCCGATCTCTCGAAGTTTGTCCGCGAGGGCAACACGCGCGGCCTGTTCAAGGACCGCGAGGTGGTCAGCGTGCTGACCGGCGAGCCCGAGTACATGGACGCTCTGAAGGACGAGGCGCCCAACGGCTGGATCGTGACCGGCTATCCGTGGTACGGCATCAACACGCCCGAGCACAAGAAGTTCGAGCAGGCGTACCAGGCCAAGTTCAAGGACTACCCGCGCCTGGGTTCGGTGGTGGGCTACAGCATGATCAAGTCGGCCGCCGCCGGCATTGCCAAGGCCAAGAGCACCGACACCGACAAGCTGGTCGCGGCCTTCAAGGGCCTGCAGGTCGATACGCCCTTCGGCAAGATCAGCTACCGCCCGGAAGACCACCAGTCGACCATGGGCGCTTTCGTGGGCCGCACCAAGAACGAGGGCGGCAAGGGCGTGATGGTCAACTACGTGTACCTCGATGGTGCCGACCCCAAGTACCAGCCGCCGATCGAAGAGCTGAAGAAGTCCCGCGCGAACGATTGA
- a CDS encoding ABC transporter permease, whose amino-acid sequence MSFSGFIVQLLNGLASASSLFLVAAGLSLIFGVTRIVNFAHGSFFMVGIYIAYTLVDRLGTGFGFWPSLVLAALAVGVLGALIEVVLLRRIYKAPELFQLLATFALVLVIKDAVLWLWGPDELLGPRAPGLSGSVAILGRQFPSYDLFLIVVGPVVLGLVWMLLTRTRFGTLVRAATQDREMVSALGVNQAWLFTAVFALGALLAGLGGALQLPREPATLEMDLNTIGAAFVVVVVGGMGSIPGAYAAALLIAEIKAICIWLGVVDVFGISVSFSKLTLVVDFLVMAVVLVWRPWGLFGRPQAASRHVGMQEEPLRRPSRAYLVAAAVFGLVLAALPVFTADSPYTMVLMIDLMIAALFATSLHFIMGPAGMHSFGHAAYFGLGAYGAALLVRASGMPMELALIVAPLVAAAGAFIYGWFAVRLSGVYLAMLTLAFAQITWAITYQWDGFTGGSNGLTGVWPAEWLSDKRVYYWLTLALVALGVLWLRRVLFSPFGYALRAGRDSALRADAIGIDVKRMQWAAFVIAGTAAGLAGALYAFSKGSISPESLSVGKSVDGLVMVLLGGIQTLAGPVVGAVTFTWLHDTVARNTDYWRAMLGGIILLLVLLFPQGIAGFAKQLFDRKRHEKDAGELKEVKA is encoded by the coding sequence ATGAGCTTTTCAGGTTTCATCGTCCAGCTGCTCAACGGACTGGCGAGCGCGTCCTCGCTGTTCCTCGTGGCGGCGGGGCTGTCGCTGATCTTCGGCGTCACGCGGATCGTGAATTTCGCGCATGGCTCGTTCTTCATGGTGGGCATCTACATTGCCTACACGCTGGTCGATCGCCTGGGCACCGGCTTCGGCTTCTGGCCCTCGCTGGTGCTGGCGGCGCTGGCGGTGGGCGTGCTCGGCGCGCTGATCGAAGTGGTGCTGCTGCGCCGCATCTACAAGGCCCCCGAACTCTTCCAGCTGCTGGCCACCTTCGCCCTGGTGCTGGTGATCAAGGACGCGGTGCTGTGGCTCTGGGGCCCCGACGAGCTGCTGGGCCCGCGTGCGCCCGGGCTCTCCGGCTCGGTTGCCATCCTCGGGCGCCAGTTCCCGTCCTATGACCTGTTCCTGATCGTGGTCGGCCCGGTGGTGCTGGGCCTGGTGTGGATGCTGCTCACGCGCACCCGCTTCGGCACCCTGGTGCGTGCCGCCACGCAAGACCGCGAGATGGTCAGCGCGCTGGGCGTCAACCAGGCCTGGCTGTTCACGGCCGTGTTCGCGCTCGGCGCGCTGCTCGCGGGCCTGGGCGGTGCGCTGCAGCTGCCGCGCGAGCCCGCCACGCTGGAGATGGACCTCAACACCATCGGCGCCGCCTTCGTGGTGGTGGTGGTGGGCGGCATGGGCTCGATCCCCGGCGCTTACGCGGCCGCGCTGCTGATCGCCGAGATCAAGGCGATCTGCATCTGGCTGGGCGTGGTCGATGTCTTCGGCATCAGCGTGTCCTTTTCCAAGCTCACGCTGGTGGTGGACTTCCTCGTGATGGCCGTGGTGCTGGTGTGGCGCCCGTGGGGCCTGTTCGGCCGTCCGCAGGCTGCCAGCCGCCACGTCGGCATGCAGGAGGAGCCGTTGCGCCGCCCGAGCCGGGCCTACCTGGTGGCTGCTGCCGTCTTCGGGCTGGTGCTGGCGGCCTTGCCGGTCTTCACGGCCGACTCGCCCTACACGATGGTGCTGATGATCGACCTGATGATCGCTGCGCTCTTCGCCACCAGCCTGCACTTCATCATGGGCCCCGCCGGGATGCATTCCTTCGGGCACGCGGCCTACTTCGGGCTCGGCGCGTACGGCGCCGCGCTGCTGGTGCGTGCGAGCGGCATGCCGATGGAGCTGGCGCTCATCGTCGCGCCGTTGGTGGCTGCCGCCGGTGCCTTCATCTACGGTTGGTTCGCGGTGCGGCTCTCGGGCGTGTACCTGGCTATGCTGACGCTGGCTTTCGCGCAGATCACCTGGGCCATCACCTACCAGTGGGACGGCTTCACCGGCGGTAGCAACGGATTGACGGGCGTATGGCCGGCGGAGTGGCTGTCGGACAAGCGGGTGTATTACTGGCTCACGCTGGCGCTGGTCGCGCTGGGCGTGCTGTGGCTGCGCCGCGTGCTGTTCTCACCCTTCGGCTATGCGCTGCGTGCGGGGCGCGACTCGGCGCTGCGGGCGGATGCGATCGGGATCGACGTGAAACGCATGCAGTGGGCGGCCTTCGTGATCGCGGGGACTGCGGCGGGGCTCGCTGGAGCGTTGTATGCGTTTTCCAAGGGCAGCATCTCGCCGGAGTCGCTGAGCGTGGGCAAGTCGGTGGACGGGCTGGTGATGGTGCTGCTGGGCGGCATCCAGACGCTGGCGGGGCCGGTCGTGGGCGCGGTTACCTTCACCTGGCTGCATGACACGGTGGCGCGCAATACCGACTACTGGCGGGCAATGCTGGGGGGGATCATCTTGCTGCTGGTGCTGCTGTTCCCGCAGGGGATCGCGGGGTTTGCGAAGCAGTTGTTCGATCGGAAGCGGCATGAGAAAGATGCGGGTGAGTTGAAGGAGGTGAAGGCTTGA
- a CDS encoding ABC transporter ATP-binding protein — protein MSLLKVQELGKSFGGVKAVDGISFDLAPGELLALIGPNGAGKSTTFNMVNGQLKADRGSILLDGEELVGRRPREIWRMGVGRTFQIAETFASLTVVENVQMALLSHDHKLFSTWRRAADHKRDEALVLLDQVGMKAQADRPCSVLAYGDVKRVELAIAMANSPKLLLMDEPTAGMAPKERNSLMALTKQLVIDRGMAVLFTEHSMDVVFAYADRMIVLARGRLIAQGKPLEIRDHPKVQEVYFGSGKTFEKIAEKAAAVNAAVGEA, from the coding sequence ATGAGCCTCCTCAAAGTCCAAGAACTCGGCAAGTCCTTCGGCGGCGTCAAGGCCGTCGACGGCATCAGCTTCGACCTCGCCCCCGGCGAGCTGCTGGCGCTCATCGGCCCCAACGGCGCCGGCAAGTCCACCACCTTCAACATGGTCAACGGCCAGCTCAAGGCCGACCGCGGCTCGATCCTGCTCGATGGCGAAGAGCTGGTGGGTCGCAGGCCGCGGGAAATCTGGCGCATGGGCGTGGGCCGCACCTTCCAGATCGCCGAGACCTTCGCCTCGCTCACCGTCGTGGAGAACGTGCAGATGGCCCTGCTGTCGCACGACCACAAGCTGTTCTCGACCTGGCGCCGCGCCGCCGACCACAAGCGCGACGAAGCGCTGGTCCTGCTCGATCAAGTCGGGATGAAGGCGCAGGCGGACCGGCCCTGCAGCGTGCTCGCCTACGGCGACGTCAAGCGCGTCGAGCTCGCGATCGCCATGGCCAATTCGCCCAAGCTGCTGCTGATGGACGAGCCCACCGCCGGCATGGCGCCCAAGGAGCGCAACTCATTGATGGCCCTCACGAAACAGCTGGTGATCGACCGCGGCATGGCCGTGCTCTTCACCGAGCACAGCATGGACGTGGTCTTCGCGTACGCCGACCGGATGATCGTGCTCGCGCGCGGCCGCCTCATCGCGCAGGGCAAGCCGCTCGAGATCCGCGACCATCCGAAGGTGCAGGAGGTCTACTTCGGCAGCGGCAAGACCTTCGAGAAGATCGCCGAGAAGGCCGCCGCTGTGAATGCGGCCGTGGGAGAGGCTTGA